GCAACAAGGCGGAAAAGAACTTTAGAAACACCTCCGCTTGCGCGGAGAAAACTCCGTTGCTATGCCGAAAGGTTCCGCATCGTCAGAAACACCTCCGCTTGCGCGGAGAAAACGCATGGCTGACTTGACGGAAAAGATTCATTCAAGAAACACCTCCGCTTGCGCGGAGAAAACCTTTTGTCCTCTATCCCTTTAGTCGGTATTTTGGAAACACCTCCGCTTGCGCGGAGAAAACCAACCAAAAGGAGGTCGATCATGGCTTGCGGAAGAAACACCTCCGCTTGCGCGGAGAAAACAAAGGTAGGCCGCTTGCTGCCATAGGTCGCCCAGAAACACCTCCGCTTGCGCGGAGAAAACCTCTTGCCCTGCAAGAAGTGTACCCAAGCACCGGAAACACCTCCGCTTGCGCGGAGAAAACCGCACACGCAGCCCGTCAAGCCCGCATCCATTAGAAACATCTCCGCTTGCGCGGAGAAAACTGCCGCAAATTATTGAATCAAGGCATGATTATAGAAACACCTCCGCTTGCGCGGAGAAAACGCGGAACTGTCACCTTCCAATCGGGATAAGGGAGAAACACCTCCGCTTGCGCGGAGAAAACATCAAGGACGTATAACATTTTTTAACGGGGTCAGAAACACCTCCGCTTGCGCGGAGAAAACTTGCCGAGGACGAGATTTGCGTAATCTTCGTAAGAAACACCTCCGCTTGCGCGGAGAAAACAACTTGGCTACATACCTGAAATCGCCTTTAGTGGAAACACCTCCGCTTGCGCGGAGAAAACGTTTTCCAGGAGAGCGTCCGCGAGCTTGCCGTAGAAACACCTCCGCTTGCGCGGAGAAAACTATCCTTGCCCGCTCCGCAGCGCATCGACCCCGGAAACACCTCCGCTTGCGCGGAGAAAACATCTTTTTGAGTCAATCATGGAAAATCCTTTATCAAACACCTCCGCTTGCGCGGAGAAAACATGCTTACGCCAACCAGCCACAATGTAACCGTAGAAACACCTCCGCTTGCGCGGAGAAAACCCAACCAAACGCGAACGGTGTCCAAAGTAGGAAGAAACACCTCCGCTTGCGCGGAGAAAACACCGGGAAAATTTTGCCCACCCAAATGGCGCAGGAAACACCTCCGCTTGCGCGGAGAAAACTCGGTTCTTCCTTGGCCGGGATTCGTTCGGCAAGAAACACCTCCGCTTGCGCGGAGAAAACGCATCAAACGCTTGCACGAAAGCAAAACGCAGGGAAACACCTCCGCTTGCGCGGAGAAAACTCGTCCCTCGACGACTTCATGGCTGCTGCTAGGGAAACACCTCCGCTTGCGCGGAGAAAACGGAGAACTGGTACAGAGGGTCATCGGCGTACTGGAAACACCTCCGCTTGCGCGGAGAAAACCAAACATAGATATGACACACGTCCACAGCGAGGGAAACACCTCCGCTTGCGCGGAGAAAACGAGTGTTCGACGCTGCCGCGAGCCTGCTCGGTAGAAACACCTCCGCTTGCGCGGAGAAAACACCAAGATTTTGTGATTACACACTTGGCAATACACAAAATATAGTACTTCACTGATTTAAGAGTTTTTCGACAATCAGCTGATAACCCGATATTTCATCTATCTTCTTATTCGGATCACCCTGTCCCCAAATCTTAAATCCGGGAGCCTTATTTATTCGCTGAAAAATTAAAAGCCCTGATTGAGCAGGGCAAGACTTTAACAAATATTGGACGACATCATTTGCAACAGAGTCCTTAATTCCTGACACAAATATGTTCGCTCTTGGTTCTACGAACCATAACTTCATTCTTCCCCGAACAGCCGGGGGCAAATCATTTGCGATAACAACAACCATTTACTTACCTAGCATTTCCTCAATATCTGGACCTATACGTTCTAACAATTTATAATCAAGAACCCGCTTCCGGAATTCAGCTGATACCCGATGTTTGTTGTACTCTCCCGCCAAATCCAATGTCATCTTAAAAGCCAAATCTATGCACAATTCTTCCTTGTACAAATCAGCCATATCATAGACAAAAGGTAACGGTGATCCCGAGTGAATAAAACCTATATGTGGAGAATAGCCCATTGAATAGATGCAAGAGCATAAAATTCCATATAATGCGGCATTGGATGCAGTCAGCACTTGGTTTGTGACATCGCTCAATTCCATCTTTCCAGGTGTAAAAGAGCGTCCTCGCCAACCAACACCATATTCATTCGCTTTTTTCTCATATAACGCACGAACACGATATCCTTCCATGCCCATCATTTCTTTTAAAGGCTTGCCTTTTAAATTTTCATCAGGGAAACGCCGTTCATACATCCGTCTTGCAACCGCAAGAGATTTTTCAGGATCACACGAAATCTGCATCTGACGCCGCAAATTCCGAGTATTTGCGGTAGGAGAATTGCCAACAGCATAAAACAACAAAGAATCCTCACCAACCCAGCACACGCTACAATTTGCGGCAGCGAGGACCTTAATCGCTTCATGAGTTACACTTGTTCCAGGCCCCAAAAGCAAAGTCGTTATTGTAGCAATAGGAAGGCGAACAACTTCGCCTTCACTATCAATCCACTTAACACTGCTATCGTCAATTTCTAAACGACCTCGTTCAAGATAGAGAAATGGGTACCGATCTTTTATTTGTGGTAACGTGTCGTGCGTTACCTTGATAATCAATCGGCTACTTTTTTCTTTTATCTGATTAGCAGCCATTTAAGACAATCCTTCTGAAATCTTGGTGACACGACGATCACGATACATCTTTTGAGTACCAAACTGTATAGGCACATCATTCAATGTAAAGACATCGCCCTTTTCAGGGAAATCACCATCTATCACTTTAAAATTCAAAGACAACAATTTTTTAGCATAATCAGGAAGATTTTCATTACGCAATTCTGATTTCTTAGCAGCATAATTCTTTGCAGCCTGCTCAGCCTCATTTTCAGAAGCGAATTCTCCATGATATACAAAATCAGTCGGAACACAGCAGCGTCGTCCCAGATATATTGGATATACTGGATTTTGCAAAGCATTCGCAATCTTTTCCGTCAAATCCGCAGGAACCTCAAGCAACACCGCAAAAACTGCATTTTGCAAATAATATCGATGAGTCAATTTTGTTCCTCCACCCACAGCTGATTTACCTGCTCCTGTTTTAGGAATCAACATAGACTGCCAAGGATCATTGGAATCATATCCTGAACCAATCATTTGGAAATCATGTAACAAAGACTCCCTATCGTATCGGAACGACAAAACGGTCTGTTTCAAATTCGAGAAACGAGCCAACAATTCTTTCTGTTCGCCAGAAGCCCCCATTGCACAAAGAACAAGACCTAGAACTCCCGATTTCGTTGGGAATTCTAGCGTATCTCTGCGAGAAAACTTGGAATCAGCACCCCAAGATTGCAATGGAGCTTCAAACCAAAGAAGCATCCAACGAGTATCCATTGTTACTCCTTAATTGCAGATACAACACCTTCAATAAGATTGTCAATAGAGAAGTTTTCATCTTCACCAAATTCAAACTTCTTGACCAAACCAAACAGCGATCCAGAAAGCTTTTCCTTTTTAGCAAGAGTACTTTTCACGTAATCTATGCTATTGGACAAAAAACCTCCGTTATTGTCTTTTTTAATAGGCGTTTCAAACGAAAGCTGCATTCCCTGTCCTTTGCGAACATATACTTCTGCAAAGTCCCAAGAACATGCTCCGGCCTGCGTTGTTTGTCTTGCAGACGGAACCGCAACATAAAGAGCCTTAATAAAAGAGGAAACCGCTTGCGGCAAGAACTGATCTCCGCCCAAAGATTCATAAAGTTGGCCCAAATCAAGGGAAACATAACGATAATATGTAGCAGAATTGAATTCAAGAGATCCCATATGAGCAGACCCCTGATTATCCTTGGGATAGTCTGCAACAGCCGTAAAGAATTCAACTTCATTTGTTACACGATGTGTCGAAATAGCATGAGCAAAAGATGCTGCCGCTTCAACATTCATTGTCGGAGCCTGAGCGACCATTCGACCAAACAAGGCAATATCAAGGCCGTCCAAAGTTTCAGACTGAGCGAACTTAGACTTATCGATAATCTTTGCCAAATCCTTTTCGGGATGCTTTGCATCTTTAATTACTTCTTCAGGCTTAAATTCACATTCCTTAAACTTTTCGGCAATCAAAGAGATTTCCGCAGGAGCCAAAAACATTAAGGTATCGGCTTTAGAATCTCCTTCCTCATCACCTTTCTTCTTAGAGTCTGACTTTATAAAGATTTGTTCAATTTTATCGCCACATGCTTTTGCCTGTTCCGGTGTAGCTTCAATTTCTTTACAAGCAAATGCAACAAGATCCGAAAGCAATTTTGTACGGGTGCCAAGTTCAACGCCACTAACCTCATGCATTGCCAAACGAACAGCACGTTTCCAGCATTGGCTAGAAACTCGAGCACGACTCACGCCGCCAATCATAGCCGTTTTCGGTGCACCC
The nucleotide sequence above comes from Fibrobacter sp. UWH4. Encoded proteins:
- the cas7e gene encoding type I-E CRISPR-associated protein Cas7/Cse4/CasC, encoding MVNQNPYTNKKIEFHILQSFPVTCLNRDDVGAPKTAMIGGVSRARVSSQCWKRAVRLAMHEVSGVELGTRTKLLSDLVAFACKEIEATPEQAKACGDKIEQIFIKSDSKKKGDEEGDSKADTLMFLAPAEISLIAEKFKECEFKPEEVIKDAKHPEKDLAKIIDKSKFAQSETLDGLDIALFGRMVAQAPTMNVEAAASFAHAISTHRVTNEVEFFTAVADYPKDNQGSAHMGSLEFNSATYYRYVSLDLGQLYESLGGDQFLPQAVSSFIKALYVAVPSARQTTQAGACSWDFAEVYVRKGQGMQLSFETPIKKDNNGGFLSNSIDYVKSTLAKKEKLSGSLFGLVKKFEFGEDENFSIDNLIEGVVSAIKE
- the cas2e gene encoding type I-E CRISPR-associated endoribonuclease Cas2e: MVVVIANDLPPAVRGRMKLWFVEPRANIFVSGIKDSVANDVVQYLLKSCPAQSGLLIFQRINKAPGFKIWGQGDPNKKIDEISGYQLIVEKLLNQ
- the cas1e gene encoding type I-E CRISPR-associated endonuclease Cas1e, translating into MAANQIKEKSSRLIIKVTHDTLPQIKDRYPFLYLERGRLEIDDSSVKWIDSEGEVVRLPIATITTLLLGPGTSVTHEAIKVLAAANCSVCWVGEDSLLFYAVGNSPTANTRNLRRQMQISCDPEKSLAVARRMYERRFPDENLKGKPLKEMMGMEGYRVRALYEKKANEYGVGWRGRSFTPGKMELSDVTNQVLTASNAALYGILCSCIYSMGYSPHIGFIHSGSPLPFVYDMADLYKEELCIDLAFKMTLDLAGEYNKHRVSAEFRKRVLDYKLLERIGPDIEEMLGK
- the cas5e gene encoding type I-E CRISPR-associated protein Cas5/CasD, giving the protein MDTRWMLLWFEAPLQSWGADSKFSRRDTLEFPTKSGVLGLVLCAMGASGEQKELLARFSNLKQTVLSFRYDRESLLHDFQMIGSGYDSNDPWQSMLIPKTGAGKSAVGGGTKLTHRYYLQNAVFAVLLEVPADLTEKIANALQNPVYPIYLGRRCCVPTDFVYHGEFASENEAEQAAKNYAAKKSELRNENLPDYAKKLLSLNFKVIDGDFPEKGDVFTLNDVPIQFGTQKMYRDRRVTKISEGLS